A window from Cydia pomonella isolate Wapato2018A chromosome 8, ilCydPomo1, whole genome shotgun sequence encodes these proteins:
- the LOC133520646 gene encoding uncharacterized protein LOC133520646, producing the protein MTNIVSSDRPSRYFGVHYGLLRFLGLGWWHHPDEGDFRNFPSWYLYYSILTQVVWVAGFVGLETIDPFVGEKDIDRFMFSLSFVITHDLTCIKLYLFFFKNRAIQEIVRTIEIDVYDYYQNVDKNRRTIRTTRIMTASFVFFGWITIGNTNVYGTIMDLRWKREVALLNDTALKPPRTLPQPIYIPWTYQSDESYIATFVLETVGLLWTGHIVMTIDTFIGSLILHMSSQFSILQEAFMTAYDRALSQLISDMPLDIDTQDELINRNIYILKHRLDEIEAKVKSFYTEIQIESAIEKSVKSCLRQHQLLISCVEKFRVTYSYGFMTQLLSSMAAICVVMVQVSQDASSFKSIRLVTSLAFFMAMIIQLAIQCFTANELTLQAERVSDAVMQSKWERMSPRVRRYLLMAMMRAQRPLRLSAAGFAYMDNRCFLAIMKAAYSYYAVLSQKEV; encoded by the exons atgACCAATATAGTAAGCTCTGATCGCCCTAGCCGGTATTTTGGTGTGCACTACGGCCTCCTAAGGTTCTTGGGGCTAGGCTGGTGGCATCACCCGGACGAAGGTGATTTCAGGAACTTCCCGAGCTGGTACCTGTACTATTCTATTCTCACTCAAGTCGTTTGGGTGGCGGGTTTCGTCGGTCTCGAAACCATCGATCCATTCGTTGGCGAAAAGGACATCGACCGATTCATGTTCAGTCTCTCATTCGTCATCACCCACGACCTCACTTGCATCAAGCTGTATCTCTTCTTTTTCAAAAACCGTGCTATCCAGGAGATCGTACGCACCATTGAAATCGACGTTTACGATTACTATCAAAATGTTGATAAAAACCGCAGAACAATCAGAACTACAAGGATAATGACGGCATCCTTTGTTTTTTTCGGATGGATTACTATTGGCAATACGAACGTCTACGGCACTATTATGGATTTAAGATGGAAGAGAGAAGTAGCTCTTTTAAACGATACTGCCTTAAAGCCGCCACGGACGCTCCCTCAACCTATCTACATACCATGGACATATCAATCGGATGAGTCATATATCGCGACGTTCGTTCTGGAGACAGTGGGTTTGCTGTGGACGGGACACATCGTGATGACTATAGACACTTTTATCGGGTCACTCATTCTTCACATGAGCTCTCAGTTCTCAATACTACAAGAGGCATTCATGACTGCATATGACCGCGCTCTATCGCAACTAATCTCAGACATGCCGCTTGATATTGATACGCAGGATGAATTAATTAATAGGAATATTTACATTCTTAAACACCGTCTGGATGAGATAGAAGCTAAAGTTAAATCATTTTATACTGAAATTCAAATTGAATCTGCTATAGAAAAATCGGTAAAGAGTTGTCTTCGTCAACATCAATTGTTGATTAG CTGCGTGGAAAAATTCCGAGTGACTTACTCCTACGGCTTCATGACTCAGCTGCTCTCCAGCATGGCGGCCATTTGCGTCGTAATGGTGCAAGTTTCG CAAGATGCATCGAGTTTCAAGTCAATTCGTCTCGTGACATCCCTGGCGTTCTTCATGGCAATGATCATACAACTTGCCATACAATGCTTCACGGCGAACGAGCTTACGCTTCAG GCCGAGCGCGTTTCGGATGCTGTTATGCAGTCGAAATGGGAGCGTATGTCGCCTCGTGTACGTCGGTATCTCCTCATGGCAATGATGCGAGCACAACGGCCTCTCCGGCTATCAGCCGCCGGCTTCGCTTACATGGACAACCGGTGCTTCTTGGCA ATAATGAAGGCCGCCTACTCGTACTACGCCGTCTTGAGCCAGAAGGAGGTGTAG